The following proteins are co-located in the Dromiciops gliroides isolate mDroGli1 chromosome 2, mDroGli1.pri, whole genome shotgun sequence genome:
- the STX16 gene encoding syntaxin-16 isoform X3 — protein sequence MATRRLTDAFLLLRNNSIQNRQLLAEQLADDRMALVSGISLDPEAAIGVTKRLPPKWVDGVDEIQYDVGRIKQKMKDLASLHDKHLNRPTLDDSSEEEHAIEITTQEITQLFHRCQRAVQALQSRARNCTEQEERVLRNVVSSLAQSLQELSTNFRHAQSGYLKRMKNREERSQHFFDTSVPLMDDGEDNTLYDRGFTDDQLVLVEQNTLMVEEREREIRQIVQSISDLNEIFRDLGAMIVEQGTVLDRIDYNVEQSCIKTEDGLKQLQKAEQYQKKNRKMLVILILFVIVIVLIVVLVGVKSH from the exons cTTGCTGATGATCGTATGGCATTGGTGTCAGGCATCAGCCTAGATCCAGAAGCAGCAATTGGTGTAACAAAACGATTACCTCCCAAATGGGTTGATGGAGTAGATGAA ATACAATACGATGTTGGCAGAATTAAACAGAAGATGAAAGACTTAGCCAGTCTTCATGACAAGCATTTAAATAGACCTACATTGGATGATAGCAGTGAAGAGGAGCATGCCATTGAAATAACCACACAAGAAATCACACAG CTCTTTCATAGATGTCAGAGAGCAGTGCAGGCCTTGCAGAGCAGAGCACGAAACTGTACTGAACAGGAAGAGCGGGTCCTCCGAAATGTAGTATCCTCTTTAGCTCAGTCTCTTCAGGAATTATCCACTAATTTTAGACATGCACAGTCTGGCTATCTGAAGC GCATGAAGAATCGAGAGGAAAGGTCCCAGCATTTTTTCGACACATCAGTTCCACTCATGGATGATGGAGAGGATAACACTCTTTATGATCGG gGTTTTACGGATGACCAGTTAGTGTTAGTGGAACAAAATACACTAATGGTTGAAGAGCGGGAGCGAGAAATTCGCCAGATTGTACAGTCTATTTCTGACCTAAATGAAATATTCAGGGACTTAGGAGCAATGATTGTAGAACAA gGGACAGTCCTTGATAGAATTGACTATAATGTTGAACAATCCTGTATCAAAACAGAAGACGGTTTGAAACAGCTTCAAAAG gCAGAACAGTACCAAAAGAAGAATCGGAAGAtgcttgttattttaattttatttgtaatagTTATTGTCCTTATTGTTGTACTAGTTGGTGTAAAGTCTCACTAg
- the STX16 gene encoding syntaxin-16 isoform X2, protein MATRRLTDAFLLLRNNSIQNRQLLAEQELDELADDRMALVSGISLDPEAAIGVTKRLPPKWVDGVDEIQYDVGRIKQKMKDLASLHDKHLNRPTLDDSSEEEHAIEITTQEITQLFHRCQRAVQALQSRARNCTEQEERVLRNVVSSLAQSLQELSTNFRHAQSGYLKRMKNREERSQHFFDTSVPLMDDGEDNTLYDRGFTDDQLVLVEQNTLMVEEREREIRQIVQSISDLNEIFRDLGAMIVEQGTVLDRIDYNVEQSCIKTEDGLKQLQKAEQYQKKNRKMLVILILFVIVIVLIVVLVGVKSH, encoded by the exons cTTGCTGATGATCGTATGGCATTGGTGTCAGGCATCAGCCTAGATCCAGAAGCAGCAATTGGTGTAACAAAACGATTACCTCCCAAATGGGTTGATGGAGTAGATGAA ATACAATACGATGTTGGCAGAATTAAACAGAAGATGAAAGACTTAGCCAGTCTTCATGACAAGCATTTAAATAGACCTACATTGGATGATAGCAGTGAAGAGGAGCATGCCATTGAAATAACCACACAAGAAATCACACAG CTCTTTCATAGATGTCAGAGAGCAGTGCAGGCCTTGCAGAGCAGAGCACGAAACTGTACTGAACAGGAAGAGCGGGTCCTCCGAAATGTAGTATCCTCTTTAGCTCAGTCTCTTCAGGAATTATCCACTAATTTTAGACATGCACAGTCTGGCTATCTGAAGC GCATGAAGAATCGAGAGGAAAGGTCCCAGCATTTTTTCGACACATCAGTTCCACTCATGGATGATGGAGAGGATAACACTCTTTATGATCGG gGTTTTACGGATGACCAGTTAGTGTTAGTGGAACAAAATACACTAATGGTTGAAGAGCGGGAGCGAGAAATTCGCCAGATTGTACAGTCTATTTCTGACCTAAATGAAATATTCAGGGACTTAGGAGCAATGATTGTAGAACAA gGGACAGTCCTTGATAGAATTGACTATAATGTTGAACAATCCTGTATCAAAACAGAAGACGGTTTGAAACAGCTTCAAAAG gCAGAACAGTACCAAAAGAAGAATCGGAAGAtgcttgttattttaattttatttgtaatagTTATTGTCCTTATTGTTGTACTAGTTGGTGTAAAGTCTCACTAg
- the STX16 gene encoding syntaxin-16 isoform X4: MALVSGISLDPEAAIGVTKRLPPKWVDGVDEIQYDVGRIKQKMKDLASLHDKHLNRPTLDDSSEEEHAIEITTQEITQLFHRCQRAVQALQSRARNCTEQEERVLRNVVSSLAQSLQELSTNFRHAQSGYLKRMKNREERSQHFFDTSVPLMDDGEDNTLYDRGFTDDQLVLVEQNTLMVEEREREIRQIVQSISDLNEIFRDLGAMIVEQGTVLDRIDYNVEQSCIKTEDGLKQLQKAEQYQKKNRKMLVILILFVIVIVLIVVLVGVKSH, encoded by the exons ATGGCATTGGTGTCAGGCATCAGCCTAGATCCAGAAGCAGCAATTGGTGTAACAAAACGATTACCTCCCAAATGGGTTGATGGAGTAGATGAA ATACAATACGATGTTGGCAGAATTAAACAGAAGATGAAAGACTTAGCCAGTCTTCATGACAAGCATTTAAATAGACCTACATTGGATGATAGCAGTGAAGAGGAGCATGCCATTGAAATAACCACACAAGAAATCACACAG CTCTTTCATAGATGTCAGAGAGCAGTGCAGGCCTTGCAGAGCAGAGCACGAAACTGTACTGAACAGGAAGAGCGGGTCCTCCGAAATGTAGTATCCTCTTTAGCTCAGTCTCTTCAGGAATTATCCACTAATTTTAGACATGCACAGTCTGGCTATCTGAAGC GCATGAAGAATCGAGAGGAAAGGTCCCAGCATTTTTTCGACACATCAGTTCCACTCATGGATGATGGAGAGGATAACACTCTTTATGATCGG gGTTTTACGGATGACCAGTTAGTGTTAGTGGAACAAAATACACTAATGGTTGAAGAGCGGGAGCGAGAAATTCGCCAGATTGTACAGTCTATTTCTGACCTAAATGAAATATTCAGGGACTTAGGAGCAATGATTGTAGAACAA gGGACAGTCCTTGATAGAATTGACTATAATGTTGAACAATCCTGTATCAAAACAGAAGACGGTTTGAAACAGCTTCAAAAG gCAGAACAGTACCAAAAGAAGAATCGGAAGAtgcttgttattttaattttatttgtaatagTTATTGTCCTTATTGTTGTACTAGTTGGTGTAAAGTCTCACTAg